TGGGCCTGCTGGACAGCCCGGCGCCGGTGTCGGACGTGAGCGGCGGCGCGGAGAAGACCATCGGCAAGAAGGTGGGGGTCGAGTAGGCCTTCCGTGAAGCTCCATCGCGGTCCAGGGCTCTTCCTCTTCTTCACCCTCTGCCTGCTCGGCGCGGGCTATGCGCTCGCGTCGCGCCTGGGGTACCTGGACCGCTTGCAGGAGCGCTTCTTCCCGGCGGCGCGGGAAGCGGTGCGGCTGTCTCCCGGGGACTTCCCCGCCGGGGTGGCCGCGCCGGTGGCGGACGTGGCCTCGGTGCCGCTGCGGCCGGTGCTCATCGGCTTCACGCCCCGGGGCTCGGCGTCGGCGCTGCTGGTGGCCACCGGCGGCGCGATGACGCTGGACAACCCGGTGCCCCCACCGGGCGCGGCGCAGGGCTTCCTGAAGACGGCCTATGCGCTGGACGCGCGCGCGGTGCTCTTCGCGCGCGAGGAGGAGCTGCGGCAGGCGCTGGCCATTGGCGGGGAGAACGGCGGGGTGGACATGGCCGCCCTCTCCGTGGACCGGCTGGCCTCCTGGGCCCCGTCGCTGCGGGACGCGGCGCCCCGCACCCTGCTGCTGGTGGGCCGCAGCCGCGGGCAGGAGGCGCTGGCGGCGGTGGGCGTGCCGGACCTCGCCTCGCTGAGGGGCAAGCGGGTGGGCGTGTACCCGTTCAGCTCCTCGCACTACTTCGCGCTGTGGGTGCTGGCGCGCGCGGGGCTGCGGACGACGGACGTGAGTTGGGTGGACCTGCCCTCCACGCTGGACGCGGGCCGCGCGCTGCGCGAGGGCCGGGCGGACGCGGTGGTGGGGCTGTGGGGCGACGTGGAGCTGGCGGCGAAGGACAGGGGCGGGGCGGTGCTGGCCACGACGGCGGATGCGCCGCACCTGGTGGCCACGGTGCTGGTGGCGCGCGGGGACTTCGCGGCGCGCTACCCGGACGCGGTGCGCCGGGTGCTGCGCGGACTGTTGGATGCGGGGCAGAGCGTGCTGAAGGACCCCACGGCGGGGGCACGCATGCTGGGCGAGGTGGCGCCGTACCTGGGGGACCCGATTGAGGCCATCCGCAGCGCGCCGCCGGCGACACTTGCGGACAATCGGGCGTTCTTCGGTCTTTCCGGAGAGGCGCCCGTCACTTATGACGAGCTCTTCCAGAGCGCTGCCGCGCTCTTCCAGAAGCTCAAGCAGGGGCCGCGGGTTCCGCCCGCGGAGGACACGAGGGACCTGGGCGCGTTGAAGTATGTGTCGGAGGCGCGAGGCCCGTAAGGGAGCACGGACGTGGCGAAGAAGTCGCCGAACTACATCAAGGCCGCATTCCTGATGCCCGCCAACCTGGTGGGGCTCGGCACCGCGGCGGCCTCGGCGGCGATGACGGGCGAGCCGCTGCCCGCGCTGGTGGCCCTGGGACTGGAGGGCCTCTACCTGGGCGTCCTGTCGTCCATGTCGCGCTTCCAGCGGGCGGTGCGGGCCAAGACGCCCGACGACCCGGAGGCCGCGCGCAAGCAGGTGGACGCGCTCCAGGCGGACCTGGCGCCGTCGCAGCGCGAGCACTACCAGCAGCTCCTGGGACTGAAGGAGAAGATCCTCGCCAACTACCGGAAGCTGCCGGGCGGCAAGGTGCTGGAGGCGGACAGCGAGCCCCGGCTGGACGCGCTGCTCACGTCCTTCCTGCGGCTCATCTCCACGCTGAACCAGTACCGCTCGTACCTCAACAGCTCCGACCGCGAGCACCTGGAGCGCGAGGTGCGCGAGCTGGAGGACGACCTGGCGCGCGAGCAGAACCCGCGGCTCAAGGACGTGAAGCAGAACCGCGTGGACATCCTCCGCAAGCGCCTGGCGCGCTTCGAGCAGGCCAGCGAGAGTCGCGAGGTGGTGAGCCACCAGCTCGCGGGAATCGAAGACCTGATGCGGCTGACGCACGAGCAGTCGATTGCCATCCGCGACCCGGAGAGCGTCAACCGCCAGCTCACCGTGCTGAGCCTGGAGGCCGAGGCCACCGAGGAGTCCGTGCGGCAGATGGAGCAGTTCCTGGAGTTCTCCGAGGAGACGCGCGGCCCGCTGCCGCATGGCACGCGGGTGCGGTAGGCCTTTCGCCACGCAGCTCAGGGGCGCCCGGCGCGCTCCAGCGGCCAGAAGCGCAGCCACGCGCGGCCCAGGAC
The window above is part of the Pyxidicoccus xibeiensis genome. Proteins encoded here:
- a CDS encoding ABC transporter substrate-binding protein, with the protein product MKLHRGPGLFLFFTLCLLGAGYALASRLGYLDRLQERFFPAAREAVRLSPGDFPAGVAAPVADVASVPLRPVLIGFTPRGSASALLVATGGAMTLDNPVPPPGAAQGFLKTAYALDARAVLFAREEELRQALAIGGENGGVDMAALSVDRLASWAPSLRDAAPRTLLLVGRSRGQEALAAVGVPDLASLRGKRVGVYPFSSSHYFALWVLARAGLRTTDVSWVDLPSTLDAGRALREGRADAVVGLWGDVELAAKDRGGAVLATTADAPHLVATVLVARGDFAARYPDAVRRVLRGLLDAGQSVLKDPTAGARMLGEVAPYLGDPIEAIRSAPPATLADNRAFFGLSGEAPVTYDELFQSAAALFQKLKQGPRVPPAEDTRDLGALKYVSEARGP